The Sphingomonas astaxanthinifaciens DSM 22298 genome has a segment encoding these proteins:
- a CDS encoding UrcA family protein yields the protein MLKLIALAALAASTVAIAEAPAADDSNAVVLTVTARDLDGAAGHQRLMRRISLAAEMLCGSYAARETQDWDEVKACRKAAFRSAEQQLAGLAAGGTVRVAAR from the coding sequence ATGTTGAAGCTCATCGCTCTTGCCGCGCTTGCCGCCTCGACCGTCGCCATTGCCGAAGCCCCCGCCGCCGACGACAGCAACGCGGTCGTGCTCACCGTCACCGCCCGCGACCTCGACGGGGCCGCCGGCCACCAGCGCCTGATGCGCCGGATCAGTCTCGCCGCGGAAATGCTGTGCGGCTCCTATGCCGCGCGCGAGACCCAGGACTGGGACGAGGTGAAGGCCTGTCGCAAGGCCGCCTTCCGCAGCGCCGAGCAGCAGCTGGCGGGGCTGGCGGCGGGCGGGACGGTGCGGGTCGCCGCCCGCTAG
- a CDS encoding GNAT family N-acetyltransferase, which yields MGISIHRGELGRPDVEQLLAHHVAAMHAFSPPEACHVLPANALAHPSITFFSARRDGTLLGVGALKDIGEAEGEVKSMRTAPAALRQGVGQSLLDAILAEARARGYRRLRLETGRSAEFAAANALYDRAGFTESGPFGDYPPGPFTRFMVFEL from the coding sequence ATGGGGATCAGCATTCACCGGGGCGAACTCGGACGGCCGGACGTCGAACAATTGCTCGCGCATCATGTCGCGGCGATGCACGCCTTCTCGCCGCCCGAGGCCTGCCACGTCCTTCCCGCCAACGCTCTCGCCCACCCCTCGATCACCTTCTTCTCGGCTCGCCGCGACGGCACCCTGCTCGGGGTCGGGGCCTTGAAGGACATCGGCGAGGCCGAAGGCGAAGTGAAGTCGATGCGCACGGCTCCCGCGGCGCTCCGCCAGGGCGTCGGCCAGTCCCTGCTGGACGCCATCCTCGCCGAGGCGCGGGCGCGCGGCTACCGCCGGCTCCGGCTCGAGACCGGGCGAAGCGCGGAGTTCGCCGCCGCCAACGCGCTCTACGACCGCGCCGGCTTCACGGAGAGCGGGCCGTTCGGAGACTATCCGCCCGGCCCGTTCACCCGCTTCATGGTCTTCGAACTCTAG
- a CDS encoding DUF1203 domain-containing protein: MTYRITGLDPAAFAPLSALDDAGLAARGVVRMTVTDKPGFPCRITLDDAEPGASVLLLNHVSIAAGPYAARHAIFVSAGPAEAAVYEDRVPPALDRRKLSLRAFDSDDLMVDALLVEPGAADGAIRRLFDNPAVRYIHAHNAVRGCFAAAVERA, translated from the coding sequence ATGACCTACCGCATCACCGGGCTCGACCCCGCCGCCTTCGCCCCGCTCTCGGCCCTCGACGACGCCGGCCTCGCCGCGCGCGGGGTCGTGCGGATGACCGTCACCGACAAGCCGGGCTTTCCCTGCCGGATCACGCTCGACGATGCCGAGCCGGGGGCTTCGGTACTGCTCCTCAATCACGTCAGCATCGCCGCCGGGCCCTATGCCGCCCGTCACGCCATCTTCGTCAGCGCGGGGCCAGCGGAGGCCGCCGTTTACGAGGACCGGGTGCCGCCCGCGCTCGACCGGCGGAAGCTCTCGCTGCGGGCGTTCGATTCCGATGACCTCATGGTCGACGCGCTGCTGGTCGAGCCGGGCGCGGCCGATGGCGCGATCCGCCGCCTGTTCGACAACCCGGCCGTCCGCTACATCCATGCCCATAATGCGGTGCGCGGCTGCTTTGCCGCGGCGGTGGAGCGGGCATGA
- a CDS encoding bifunctional transcriptional activator/DNA repair enzyme AdaA — translation MVNEDRAWAAFEARDRAADGQFVVGVVTTGIYCRPSCPARHPKRENVRFFTDGAAAREAGLRACKRCLPDHVAPDEAAVTAVRAMLEEAGGPLPLELLGRKTGYSPTHLQRIFTRTLGLSPAAFGRALRLERAKTSLGEGSSVTEAIYEAGYSGPSRFYAEAGALGLRPADIRRGGKGMMIRYASAETRFGPLLIAATERGLCHVGFDSTPERLAHEYPQAELVEDGDAPLIKAALAAIEDPALAAALPVDVPGTAFQQRVWAELRKIPPGETRSYLDIARALGDPNATRAVGSANGRNPVAIIVPCHRVVRNDGALGGYAGGLDRKRALLEAEAASAQGSLPLAR, via the coding sequence ATGGTGAACGAGGACAGGGCCTGGGCCGCCTTCGAGGCCCGCGACCGCGCCGCCGACGGGCAATTCGTGGTCGGCGTGGTGACGACCGGCATCTACTGCCGCCCGTCCTGCCCCGCGCGGCACCCAAAGCGCGAGAATGTCCGCTTCTTCACCGACGGGGCGGCGGCGCGCGAGGCGGGCCTTCGCGCCTGCAAGCGCTGCCTGCCCGACCATGTCGCGCCCGACGAGGCGGCGGTGACGGCCGTCCGCGCCATGCTCGAGGAAGCGGGCGGACCGCTGCCGCTCGAACTGCTCGGCCGCAAGACCGGCTACTCGCCGACCCATCTCCAGCGCATCTTCACCCGCACCCTCGGCCTGTCGCCCGCCGCCTTCGGGCGTGCGCTCCGGCTCGAGCGGGCGAAGACGAGCCTCGGCGAAGGAAGCAGCGTCACCGAGGCCATTTACGAGGCGGGCTATTCGGGGCCCAGCCGCTTCTATGCCGAGGCGGGCGCGCTGGGGCTGAGGCCCGCCGACATTCGCCGGGGAGGCAAGGGCATGATGATCCGCTACGCCTCGGCCGAAACCCGCTTCGGTCCGCTGCTGATCGCCGCCACCGAGCGCGGGCTGTGCCACGTCGGCTTCGATTCGACGCCCGAGCGGCTGGCCCATGAATATCCGCAGGCCGAGCTGGTCGAGGATGGCGACGCCCCTTTGATCAAGGCGGCGCTGGCGGCGATCGAGGATCCCGCGCTTGCCGCCGCGCTTCCGGTCGATGTTCCCGGCACCGCCTTCCAGCAGCGGGTCTGGGCCGAGCTGCGCAAGATCCCGCCCGGCGAGACCCGCTCCTACCTCGACATCGCCCGCGCGCTCGGCGACCCCAATGCGACCCGCGCGGTCGGCAGCGCCAATGGCCGCAACCCGGTGGCGATCATCGTGCCGTGCCACCGGGTGGTGCGGAACGACGGCGCGCTTGGCGGCTATGCCGGCGGACTGGACCGCAAGCGCGCGCTGCTCGAGGCCGAGGCGGCCAGCGCGCAGGGGTCGTTGCCGCTCGCCCGCTGA
- a CDS encoding tetratricopeptide repeat protein — protein MRLKVLGAVLAAALSSASPAAAEWRVYEARHFQIYSESGEAKATELAARLERYDKLMRMATGIPDDNPAKVRIFEVASTDDIEKALGVSNTGIAGFYTSNTFGPFLLTPRKTDAGGRYFTPLLVLQHEYAHHFMLQYFPATYPGWYVEGFAELVGSSTMEKDGRIMYGAPAKQRGNDLVTYWIPLQELLAKDTVRDFDNYGQGWAITQYLTMDPVRAKQLRTYLQLLNAGKSNKDAATTAFGDLSKLNAEVRMHVSRGSWIVRPVAPTIATPVVTGSRALSAAEVALLPELMAFDDDSLDVIKDKSDRDREVKRRRALYDKVQEKAARFPQDPFALTLLAEAAAVNGDKAGSAAAANRLLAIDPGNVRGLVRRSLLLAEESQALSGAARSAKAAEARALAVKANRANPDEALPLYAFYQSFRLAGETPSAGAVSGLEAAVATLPDNDEMRLALVEEYARAKRWSAAIAVLAPLANSPHDSPQRKSARERMAQLQAAAGSPTTAS, from the coding sequence ATGCGTTTGAAGGTCTTGGGCGCGGTTCTTGCGGCGGCGCTCAGCAGCGCCAGCCCGGCCGCCGCCGAATGGCGGGTCTATGAAGCCCGGCACTTCCAGATCTATTCGGAAAGCGGCGAGGCGAAGGCGACCGAGCTCGCCGCCCGGCTCGAGCGCTATGACAAGCTGATGCGGATGGCGACCGGCATCCCCGACGACAATCCCGCCAAGGTCCGCATCTTCGAGGTCGCCAGCACCGACGACATCGAGAAGGCGCTCGGAGTCAGCAACACGGGCATCGCCGGCTTCTATACCAGCAACACCTTCGGCCCCTTCCTCCTGACCCCGCGCAAGACCGACGCGGGCGGGCGCTACTTCACCCCGCTCCTCGTCCTCCAGCACGAATATGCGCATCATTTCATGCTGCAATATTTCCCGGCGACCTATCCCGGCTGGTATGTCGAGGGCTTCGCCGAACTGGTCGGGTCGTCCACGATGGAGAAGGACGGGCGCATCATGTACGGCGCGCCCGCCAAGCAGCGCGGCAACGACCTCGTCACCTACTGGATCCCGCTCCAGGAATTGCTCGCCAAGGACACGGTCCGCGACTTCGACAATTACGGGCAGGGCTGGGCGATCACCCAGTATCTGACCATGGACCCGGTGCGCGCCAAGCAGCTCCGCACCTATCTCCAGCTCCTCAACGCGGGCAAGTCGAACAAGGATGCGGCGACCACCGCCTTCGGCGACCTCTCCAAGCTCAATGCCGAGGTGCGCATGCACGTCAGCCGCGGCAGCTGGATCGTCCGTCCGGTCGCGCCCACGATCGCGACCCCGGTGGTGACCGGCTCGCGTGCACTGTCGGCGGCCGAGGTCGCGCTGCTTCCCGAGCTGATGGCCTTCGACGACGATTCGCTCGACGTCATCAAGGACAAGAGCGACCGCGACCGCGAGGTGAAGCGCCGCCGCGCGCTCTACGACAAGGTGCAGGAGAAGGCCGCACGCTTCCCGCAGGATCCGTTCGCGCTGACCCTGCTCGCCGAGGCGGCGGCGGTGAACGGCGACAAGGCGGGTTCGGCGGCGGCGGCCAACCGCCTGCTGGCGATCGACCCCGGCAACGTCCGCGGCCTCGTCCGCCGCTCGCTCCTGCTCGCCGAGGAGTCGCAGGCCCTGTCGGGTGCGGCACGGAGCGCGAAGGCGGCCGAGGCGCGGGCACTCGCGGTCAAGGCCAATCGCGCCAATCCGGACGAGGCGCTTCCGCTCTACGCCTTCTACCAGAGCTTCCGGCTGGCGGGCGAGACGCCCAGCGCGGGGGCGGTCAGCGGCCTCGAGGCGGCGGTGGCGACGCTGCCTGACAATGACGAGATGCGCCTCGCGCTGGTCGAGGAATATGCCCGCGCCAAGCGCTGGAGCGCGGCGATCGCGGTCCTCGCCCCGCTGGCGAACTCGCCCCACGACAGCCCGCAGCGCAAGAGCGCGCGCGAGCGGATGGCGCAGCTTCAGGCCGCGGCGGGGAGCCCGACGACCGCGTCCTGA
- a CDS encoding cryptochrome/photolyase family protein, with protein MTTLIPVLGDQLSHGLASLRSADKAESVVLLMEVAEETTYVRHHKAKIVLILSAMRHFAEELRADGWTVDYIRLDDPENSGSFTGEVARAVERHRPSAIRIVEAGEYRVAQAIATWSDRFGIPVDVLGDDRFICPLPDFFAWAAARRELVMESFYRQQRRRTGLLMEEDGTPVGGQWNFDKENRAPPPKARPLRRPLSFAPDAITKDVIALVEQRFGQHFGTLDRFELPVTRDQARALLADFVTERLPRFGTYQDAMLEGEDYLYHSRLSTSLNCGLLTALEVCEATEAAFRAGTVPLNAAEGFIRQMIGWREYVRGMYWLEMPGLDRANFFGNRRPLPDFYWTGETAMACCADAVRNTRDNAYAHHIQRLMVLGNFAMLAGIDPHEVADWYLVVYADAYEWVEHPNVLGMSQFADGGRLGTKPYAGSGAYINRMSNYCKGCRYDVKQRVGEGACPFNALYWDFLDRNEQKLRGNRRMWQPYATWDRFGEDTKAEIRAQAQQFLDHLEPAAPGWARATGQEEKRG; from the coding sequence ATGACCACGCTCATTCCCGTCCTCGGCGACCAGCTCAGCCACGGCCTCGCCTCGCTCCGGAGCGCGGACAAGGCGGAGTCGGTCGTGCTGCTGATGGAGGTCGCCGAGGAGACGACCTACGTCCGCCACCACAAGGCGAAGATCGTCCTCATCCTCTCGGCCATGCGCCATTTCGCCGAGGAACTTAGGGCCGACGGCTGGACCGTCGATTACATCCGGCTCGACGATCCCGAGAACAGCGGCAGCTTCACCGGCGAGGTCGCCCGCGCGGTCGAGCGTCACCGCCCCTCGGCCATCCGGATCGTCGAAGCGGGCGAATATCGGGTCGCGCAGGCCATCGCCACCTGGTCCGACCGCTTCGGCATCCCCGTGGACGTGCTCGGCGACGATCGCTTCATCTGCCCCCTTCCCGACTTTTTCGCCTGGGCCGCCGCCCGGCGCGAACTCGTCATGGAGAGCTTCTACCGCCAGCAGCGCAGGCGCACCGGCCTCCTCATGGAAGAGGACGGCACCCCCGTCGGGGGCCAGTGGAATTTCGACAAAGAGAATCGCGCTCCGCCGCCCAAGGCCCGGCCGCTGCGTAGACCGCTGTCCTTCGCCCCCGACGCGATCACGAAGGACGTCATCGCGCTGGTCGAGCAGCGCTTCGGCCAACATTTCGGGACGCTCGACCGGTTCGAACTCCCGGTAACACGGGACCAGGCCCGGGCCCTTCTCGCCGACTTCGTCACCGAGCGCCTGCCGCGCTTCGGCACCTACCAGGACGCGATGCTCGAGGGCGAGGACTATCTCTATCATTCGCGGCTCTCGACCAGCCTCAACTGCGGCCTGCTCACCGCGCTCGAAGTCTGCGAAGCGACCGAGGCGGCCTTTCGCGCCGGCACCGTCCCGCTCAACGCCGCCGAGGGCTTCATTCGCCAGATGATCGGCTGGCGCGAATATGTCCGCGGCATGTACTGGCTCGAGATGCCCGGCCTCGACCGCGCCAATTTCTTCGGCAACCGCCGCCCGCTCCCCGACTTCTACTGGACCGGCGAGACCGCCATGGCCTGCTGCGCCGACGCCGTCCGCAACACCCGCGACAATGCCTATGCCCACCATATCCAGCGGCTGATGGTGCTCGGCAATTTCGCGATGCTGGCGGGGATCGACCCGCATGAGGTCGCCGACTGGTATCTCGTCGTCTATGCCGACGCCTATGAATGGGTCGAGCATCCCAATGTGCTCGGGATGAGCCAGTTCGCCGACGGCGGCCGGCTCGGGACCAAGCCCTATGCGGGCTCGGGCGCCTACATCAACCGGATGAGCAATTACTGCAAAGGCTGCCGCTACGACGTCAAGCAGCGCGTCGGCGAGGGCGCCTGCCCGTTCAACGCGCTCTACTGGGACTTCCTCGACCGCAACGAGCAGAAGCTGCGGGGCAATCGCCGGATGTGGCAGCCCTATGCGACCTGGGACCGCTTCGGCGAGGACACCAAGGCCGAGATCAGGGCGCAGGCGCAACAGTTCCTCGACCATCTCGAGCCCGCCGCCCCCGGCTGGGCCCGCGCCACTGGACAGGAGGAGAAGCGCGGATAG
- a CDS encoding CAP domain-containing protein → MRRFVPALLLLPLATATAASAQSWEGEVLSLHNRERAAWRVPPLAWDMGLAAAADRWAAELARTNRWGHSPKSLRGNQGENLWMGTRNAYPVSAMVGAWVGERRWFRPGVFPAVSRTGNWADVGHYTQMISARSVRVGCAIRSTRSWSYLVCRYSPSGNVDGLRIP, encoded by the coding sequence ATGCGTCGCTTCGTTCCCGCCCTGCTGCTGCTCCCGCTCGCCACCGCCACGGCCGCTTCCGCCCAGTCGTGGGAAGGGGAGGTGCTTTCCCTGCACAACCGCGAGCGCGCAGCTTGGCGGGTGCCGCCGCTGGCGTGGGACATGGGCCTCGCAGCCGCGGCCGACCGCTGGGCCGCCGAACTCGCGCGGACCAACCGCTGGGGCCATTCGCCCAAGTCGCTGCGCGGCAACCAGGGCGAAAACCTCTGGATGGGGACCCGCAACGCCTATCCGGTGAGCGCGATGGTCGGGGCGTGGGTCGGCGAGCGGCGCTGGTTCCGGCCGGGGGTGTTCCCGGCGGTCAGCCGGACCGGCAACTGGGCCGACGTCGGGCATTACACGCAGATGATCTCCGCCCGCTCGGTCCGGGTCGGCTGCGCGATCCGCTCGACCCGGAGCTGGAGCTATCTCGTCTGCCGCTATTCGCCTTCGGGCAATGTTGACGGGCTGCGCATCCCCTGA
- a CDS encoding CPBP family intramembrane glutamic endopeptidase has product MDEGQGPAAARPLWRKIVIAMVISIAAMVVAGLVSTWLLGLLPMDGTLLSTFTKASVTVLVALLAYKLVVARVGERPRDDLAFIAAGLRDLVLGTLGGAALFSAVVAVAALLGVYRLNGIDDPRELLFAILVFGLVPAVTEEIVARGILFRFLEEFAGSWAALIITSALFGLAHYGNPGATLFSSATIALEAGVLLGGAYMLTRNLWLAVGLHGGWNATQGGLYGLPVSGLPSRGFFSSTLSGDPLLSGGSFGLEASLIAVVLVTGAGAWLVVLARRRGHVVGPWWVTRRVRSEEAAAPLPA; this is encoded by the coding sequence ATGGACGAAGGGCAAGGACCGGCGGCGGCACGGCCGTTGTGGCGGAAGATCGTCATCGCGATGGTGATTTCGATCGCGGCGATGGTGGTGGCGGGACTGGTCTCGACCTGGCTGCTCGGGCTGCTGCCGATGGACGGGACGCTGCTCTCCACCTTTACCAAGGCGTCGGTGACGGTGCTGGTCGCCTTGCTCGCCTACAAGCTGGTGGTCGCGCGGGTCGGCGAGCGGCCGCGCGACGACCTCGCCTTCATCGCCGCGGGCCTGCGCGATCTTGTGCTGGGCACGCTCGGCGGGGCGGCGCTCTTCTCGGCGGTGGTCGCGGTGGCAGCCTTGCTCGGCGTCTATCGGCTCAACGGGATCGACGACCCCAGGGAGCTGCTGTTCGCGATCCTCGTCTTCGGGCTGGTCCCGGCGGTGACCGAGGAGATCGTCGCGCGCGGGATCCTGTTCCGCTTCCTCGAGGAATTCGCGGGCTCGTGGGCGGCGCTCATCATCACCTCGGCGCTGTTCGGGCTGGCCCATTACGGCAATCCCGGCGCGACCCTGTTCAGTTCGGCCACGATCGCCCTCGAGGCGGGCGTGCTGCTCGGCGGCGCCTATATGCTGACCCGCAACCTGTGGCTGGCGGTGGGTCTTCACGGCGGATGGAACGCGACGCAAGGCGGGCTCTACGGCCTGCCGGTGTCGGGCTTACCGAGCCGGGGCTTCTTCTCCTCGACCTTGTCGGGCGATCCCCTCCTGTCGGGCGGCTCGTTCGGGCTCGAGGCCTCGCTGATCGCGGTGGTGCTGGTCACCGGCGCGGGGGCGTGGCTGGTGGTGCTCGCCCGGCGCCGCGGCCACGTCGTCGGCCCCTGGTGGGTGACCCGGCGGGTGCGGAGCGAGGAAGCCGCCGCGCCGCTCCCCGCCTAG
- a CDS encoding primosomal protein N', whose product MPLPRARVVTLNAALGPLDYRVPDGLAVEPGSVVVAPLGPRQLIGVAWEAERLPSEDVGDNRLRPLAGLIDVPPIRAPLRRLCEWTADYYLSPLAAVLRMVLPSSSALEGGRQLVEYRPTGVVPPRLTPQRTQALERIEGRQGTIRELADHAGVSDAVLRGLVNAGALEKVMVEADQPLALPDPGFGPPELSPDQRAAADSLTGAIGGGFDPVLLDGITGSGKTEVYFEAVAEAVRQDRQVLVLLPEIALTEPFLKRFAARFGCAPVAWHSDLRSSQRRRAWRGIASGEAKVVVGARSALFLPYANLGLIVVDEAHEPSFKQEEGVQYHARDVAVMRAKFEDIPVILSSATPAIETRAMVESGRYRELRLRQRHAGAVLPSLDALDLTADPPPRGRWLAPRLVAELEANLKAGEQSLLFLNRRGFAPLTLCRTCGHRFQCPNCTAWMVEHRLMRRLACHHCGHVMPPPEACPECGDKDSLVACGPGVERIADEVQALFPDARAAVVTSDTIWSPARAADFVRQMEAHEIDIVIGTQLITKGYHFPNLTLVGVVDADLGLSGGDLRAAERTFQQISQVAGRAGRGDKPGRVFVQTHQPQAPVIAALTSGDTERFVAAETAARQEAGMPPFGRLAAIVVSAEDREEAESIANRIGRKAPEVEGMEVYGPAPAPLAMLRGRHRFRLLVHARRSLDVQDVIRDWLGQVEWGSKVRVAVDVDPYSFL is encoded by the coding sequence GTGCCCCTCCCCCGCGCCCGTGTCGTCACCCTCAATGCCGCCTTGGGTCCGCTCGACTATCGCGTGCCCGATGGGCTCGCGGTCGAACCCGGCAGCGTGGTGGTCGCGCCATTGGGCCCGCGCCAGCTGATCGGGGTCGCCTGGGAAGCCGAGCGGCTGCCGAGCGAGGACGTGGGCGACAACCGCCTCCGCCCTCTCGCCGGCCTGATCGACGTCCCCCCGATCCGCGCGCCGCTCCGCCGATTGTGCGAATGGACCGCCGATTATTACCTCTCGCCGCTCGCCGCGGTGCTGCGGATGGTCCTTCCCTCCTCGAGCGCATTGGAAGGCGGTCGCCAGCTCGTCGAATATCGGCCCACCGGCGTCGTCCCCCCGCGGCTGACCCCGCAGCGGACCCAGGCGCTCGAGCGGATCGAGGGCCGGCAGGGGACGATCCGCGAGCTTGCCGACCATGCCGGGGTCAGCGACGCGGTGCTGCGCGGGCTGGTCAATGCGGGCGCGCTCGAGAAGGTGATGGTCGAGGCCGACCAGCCCCTTGCCCTTCCCGATCCCGGCTTCGGCCCGCCCGAGCTCAGCCCCGACCAGCGCGCGGCCGCCGACAGCCTCACCGGGGCGATCGGCGGCGGGTTCGATCCCGTGCTGCTCGACGGCATCACCGGCTCCGGGAAAACCGAAGTCTATTTCGAAGCCGTTGCCGAGGCCGTCCGCCAGGACCGACAGGTGCTCGTCCTGCTCCCCGAAATCGCGCTCACCGAGCCCTTCCTCAAGCGCTTCGCCGCGCGGTTCGGATGCGCGCCCGTCGCCTGGCACTCGGACCTCCGTTCCTCGCAGCGCCGCCGCGCCTGGCGGGGGATCGCAAGCGGCGAGGCGAAGGTCGTGGTCGGCGCCCGCTCGGCGCTGTTCCTGCCTTATGCCAATCTCGGCCTGATCGTCGTCGACGAGGCGCATGAGCCGAGCTTCAAGCAGGAGGAAGGGGTCCAGTATCACGCCCGCGACGTCGCGGTGATGCGGGCCAAGTTCGAGGATATCCCGGTCATCCTCTCCTCAGCCACCCCCGCGATCGAGACCCGGGCGATGGTCGAGAGCGGCCGCTACCGCGAGCTTCGCCTGCGTCAGCGCCACGCCGGGGCGGTCCTCCCCTCGCTCGACGCGCTCGACCTCACCGCCGACCCGCCCCCGCGCGGCCGCTGGCTGGCGCCGCGGCTGGTCGCCGAGCTCGAGGCCAATCTGAAGGCGGGCGAGCAGAGCCTGCTGTTCCTCAACCGCCGCGGCTTCGCGCCTCTGACCCTGTGCCGGACCTGCGGCCACCGCTTCCAGTGCCCCAATTGCACTGCCTGGATGGTCGAGCACCGGCTGATGCGGCGGCTCGCCTGCCACCATTGCGGCCATGTCATGCCCCCGCCCGAGGCCTGCCCCGAGTGCGGCGACAAGGACAGCCTGGTCGCCTGCGGCCCCGGCGTCGAGCGGATCGCCGACGAGGTCCAGGCCCTGTTTCCCGACGCCCGCGCGGCGGTGGTGACCAGCGACACCATCTGGTCGCCCGCCCGCGCCGCCGATTTCGTCCGGCAGATGGAAGCGCACGAGATCGACATCGTGATCGGGACCCAGCTCATCACCAAGGGCTATCACTTCCCCAACCTCACCCTCGTCGGCGTCGTCGATGCCGACCTCGGCCTGTCGGGCGGCGACCTGCGCGCGGCCGAGCGGACCTTCCAGCAGATCAGCCAGGTGGCGGGCCGCGCCGGGCGCGGCGACAAGCCCGGCCGGGTGTTCGTCCAGACCCACCAGCCGCAAGCCCCGGTCATCGCCGCGCTGACCAGCGGCGACACCGAGCGCTTCGTCGCCGCCGAGACCGCGGCGCGCCAGGAAGCGGGCATGCCCCCCTTCGGCCGGCTCGCCGCGATCGTCGTCAGCGCCGAGGACCGCGAGGAGGCCGAGAGCATCGCGAACCGCATTGGCCGCAAGGCGCCGGAGGTCGAGGGCATGGAAGTCTATGGCCCCGCCCCGGCCCCGCTGGCGATGCTGCGCGGGCGCCACCGCTTCCGGCTGCTGGTCCACGCCCGCCGCAGCCTCGACGTGCAGGACGTCATTCGCGACTGGCTTGGGCAGGTCGAATGGGGCTCGAAGGTCCGCGTCGCGGTCGACGTCGACCCTTATTCCTTCCTCTAG
- the paaA gene encoding 1,2-phenylacetyl-CoA epoxidase subunit PaaA has protein sequence MYTTDLSKPGAKVQPIAPQEDPALLAAFEARVAADEFIEPKDWMPEAYRKTLTRQISQHAHSEIVGMLPEGNWITRAPSLRRKAILLAKVQDEAGHGLYLYCAAETLGTSREEMIEALHSGKAKYSTIFNYPTLTWADIGAIGWLVDGAAIMNQVPLQRTSYGPYARAMVRVCKEESFHQRQGYEIMMHLANGTAAQKRMAQDALNRWWWPSLMMFGPPDENSPNTAQSLRWRIKRETNDELRQKFVDITVPQAEFIGLSIPDPDLKWNEEKGGYDFGAIDWEEFYSVVKGEGPVAKERITARREAWEKNAWVREAAQAHEAKKRARQAA, from the coding sequence ATGTACACGACTGACCTCAGCAAGCCCGGCGCCAAGGTGCAGCCGATCGCCCCGCAGGAAGACCCGGCGCTCCTCGCCGCCTTCGAGGCGCGGGTCGCGGCGGACGAGTTCATCGAGCCCAAGGACTGGATGCCGGAGGCCTATCGCAAGACGCTGACCCGGCAGATCAGCCAGCACGCGCATAGCGAGATCGTCGGCATGCTCCCCGAAGGCAACTGGATCACCCGCGCGCCTTCGCTCCGGCGCAAGGCCATCCTCCTCGCCAAGGTGCAGGACGAAGCGGGCCACGGCCTCTATCTCTATTGCGCGGCCGAGACGCTGGGGACTTCCAGAGAAGAGATGATCGAGGCGCTCCATTCGGGGAAGGCCAAATATTCGACCATCTTCAACTATCCGACGCTGACCTGGGCCGACATCGGCGCGATCGGCTGGCTGGTCGACGGCGCGGCGATCATGAACCAGGTGCCGCTCCAGCGGACTAGCTACGGTCCCTATGCCCGCGCGATGGTCCGGGTGTGCAAGGAAGAAAGCTTCCACCAGCGCCAGGGCTACGAGATCATGATGCATCTCGCCAACGGGACCGCGGCGCAGAAAAGGATGGCGCAGGACGCGCTCAACCGCTGGTGGTGGCCGAGCCTGATGATGTTCGGGCCGCCGGACGAGAATTCGCCCAACACCGCCCAGTCGCTGCGCTGGCGGATCAAGCGCGAGACCAATGACGAACTGCGCCAGAAGTTCGTCGACATCACCGTGCCGCAGGCCGAGTTTATCGGGCTCAGCATTCCCGATCCCGACCTCAAGTGGAACGAGGAGAAGGGCGGCTACGACTTCGGCGCGATCGACTGGGAGGAATTCTATTCGGTCGTGAAGGGCGAGGGCCCGGTCGCGAAGGAGCGCATCACCGCGCGCCGCGAGGCCTGGGAGAAGAATGCCTGGGTCCGCGAGGCCGCGCAGGCGCATGAGGCGAAGAAGCGGGCGCGTCAGGCCGCTTGA
- the paaB gene encoding 1,2-phenylacetyl-CoA epoxidase subunit PaaB, protein MSDWPLWEVFVRTKGGLAHRHFGSVHAPDAELALRHARDTYTRRQEGVSLWVVKSSDIVASDPAQAGELFEPAADKVYRHPTFYDIPDEVKHI, encoded by the coding sequence ATGTCTGACTGGCCGCTCTGGGAAGTGTTCGTCCGCACCAAGGGCGGGCTTGCGCACCGCCATTTCGGGAGCGTCCACGCGCCCGATGCCGAGCTTGCGCTGCGCCACGCCCGCGATACCTACACCCGCCGCCAGGAAGGGGTCAGCCTGTGGGTGGTCAAGTCGAGCGACATCGTCGCCAGCGACCCCGCCCAGGCCGGCGAATTGTTCGAGCCGGCGGCCGACAAGGTCTATCGCCACCCGACCTTCTACGACATTCCCGACGAGGTGAAGCACATCTGA